A genomic segment from Spinacia oleracea cultivar Varoflay chromosome 3, BTI_SOV_V1, whole genome shotgun sequence encodes:
- the LOC110786717 gene encoding uncharacterized protein isoform X1, with the protein MWMARPLASCTVEQQISAVVADAAASFPDVVAVAAVIVAAVAIVVVAAALCYYVVINSVMLFCWWRVWRQIRIRKPQGISADKQQKTWDRNRKPILIASFLFPLHWRIQVSEGQLTSNRKLGTWVLVGKWV; encoded by the exons ATGTGGATGGCTAGACCTCTTGCCTCCTGCACGGTGGAACAACAGATTTCTGCAGTTGTTGCTGATGCTGCTGCAAGCTTTCCTGATGTGGTTGCAGTTGCAGCTGTCATTGTTGCTGCTGTTGCAATTGTTGTTGTAGCAGCAGCTTTATGTTATTATGTTG TCATTAATTCTGTTATGCTATTCTGTTGGTGGCGGGTATGGCGGCAAATTCGTATCCGGAAGCCG CAGGGAATATCTGCTGACAAGCAACAGAAAACTTGGGACCGCAACAGAAAACCAATCTTAATTgcttcctttctctttcctttaCACTGGAGGATTCAAGTTTCGGAGGGTCAATTGACAAGCAACAGAAAACTTGGGACCTGGGTTTTGGTTGGTAAATGGGTTTGA
- the LOC110786717 gene encoding uncharacterized protein isoform X2, giving the protein MWMARPLASCTVEQQISAVVADAAASFPDVVAVAAVIVAAVAIVVVAAALCYYVVINSVMLFCWWRVWRQIRIRKPGISADKQQKTWDRNRKPILIASFLFPLHWRIQVSEGQLTSNRKLGTWVLVGKWV; this is encoded by the exons ATGTGGATGGCTAGACCTCTTGCCTCCTGCACGGTGGAACAACAGATTTCTGCAGTTGTTGCTGATGCTGCTGCAAGCTTTCCTGATGTGGTTGCAGTTGCAGCTGTCATTGTTGCTGCTGTTGCAATTGTTGTTGTAGCAGCAGCTTTATGTTATTATGTTG TCATTAATTCTGTTATGCTATTCTGTTGGTGGCGGGTATGGCGGCAAATTCGTATCCGGAAGCCG GGAATATCTGCTGACAAGCAACAGAAAACTTGGGACCGCAACAGAAAACCAATCTTAATTgcttcctttctctttcctttaCACTGGAGGATTCAAGTTTCGGAGGGTCAATTGACAAGCAACAGAAAACTTGGGACCTGGGTTTTGGTTGGTAAATGGGTTTGA